In Platichthys flesus chromosome 6, fPlaFle2.1, whole genome shotgun sequence, the genomic stretch GTGCTCAGCAACATTGCATGTTTGTCAGTGTGGCAACCAGAGTCCGTTAACATCCATCACCAGATTTAAGGACAGAGGTTCTCATGCAGCCTTGTTTACATGATGGACGGCTATGTCATATCACCTGTAAGTACTGCTGCTTTACTTATTTCATGTTTGACTTTGAGCACTGAAATAATTTAACATCTTTTCAAATCAAGACTACTGAGACTGAAACACCCGAGTAAATCGGGTGTTTCAGTCTCAGCAtcctgtcactgtcacttttgTGACAGTGACAGGATGTTAACCTGAAGTTTTTTTGGCAGTTTCATTTATTGAATCAGATATATTACATTTACAGCAGCTTTAAAAGGAATCCTGGTGATTCATATTCTGTATTATTATATCTGAGGAGAGATGGaagatttttgtttgttttaattaggtTTCAAACTTCTCTCtgatcaaatctttttttttctcttccgaAGCCCTCAGAGGAAATTATTCCAAGTGAGTCAGAGAATTTTCGTCCGCCTGCAGAGCTGTACCCCTACCTCACTAATGTAGGGGAGATTTATGAAGGTGAGAAAACTGGATTTAACCTTTGAGAAAAGAGTAGTCACGACAGGACTGAGAACTCAATTAAACGACTGTCACTTTTCAGACCACAGATGGACCTTCCACTCTGAGCGCGTCCAGTTGCTGGACCTGGAGAGTTCCCCAGTGAATCAGCTCACAGAGCTTCAGTCTGTGACTCCTCAACAACACATACCACCCTACCGCTACAGCAGCGAGTGTCTGCCGCTTCACCTGGAGCCTCCACTCTCTGTGTCCCCACAGGTCAGTTCATGTGGTTGGCAACAGTGTGGAAAGACACAATCTACATTTTTGATctgaaatacagattttaacACCCCCATTCAAATCCACCATTAAATTCAATACAAAGTCAGATTAATAACATGCAGCAGTGATCATCATGTCAAATATGTGAATTAAACTATTCAGATTCAGTCCATAAATAGACAGTAATGAgtgaaatgtattgttttcattattgttagGTAAGATCCTACTTGGACATAACATTTTCTCCATTTGAAAAGATGGTAAATTATTTCACATGTGATAGAAATTGAAAACTTAACTAGAGCAGATACAAGTTAATAATTCACAATTAACTAATACATCAATTAGTGTCTCAAGGAAAACAGCAAATATTTACATTAGGCACAAAAACCTGAggattttagattttctttctaaaaaaacaaacaaaccaaaatacGCTAATGAAAAAATCGAGTGCTAAAATTGATGCTAGTCATTAGCACTCTGTTGATCAACCAATCAATTGATTAACTGATAATGTCAGTGCTAATGTTAACATAAATGAATAACATGTATGTGCTCTAGAACTTAAAATAGTGTGAAATAGTTCTTTACagtacatttattttcctttttttcatgtttttaaattttaaatctTCACTGGTAAAGTACATGATGTGTACAGTCGGGGATATTTCCACTGAAATGTCATCTACATCACGTGCTCTCTCTGAGCGTTGAGATCTATTTTGGCAGAGCTACTTCCTCTTTTACCACAATGAGAgtgttcaaatgaaaatgtcagacggtgaataattgcaaaatcaaaAAAGTTGCAGCTCTCTCTTGTATCTGTGTAATTTTGAACCTTGTCACTCATTCAATTCCTCCTACAGATCCCGTATTACACCTCATCCCTATGCTACCAGTACCAACCCTCGGCCTCGCCGGGCCGTTACTACTCAGAGGAGGACCAGAGAGGAGTCAGTCCCCCGCTCGAGGTGTCAGAGGGGGACGATGAATATGAAGACCACAGCCACTCCTCCTTCAGGAAAGACCACAGTGAGTCAACTGAAAATGATCTGCTGACAGCAAATCCCACTGTTCTGAAAGGCATATTGATGATTGATTTGAACTGATAAATAGTGTTAACCGGTCTCATATTTTCTGTCCTAGGTAACAAGAAGAAAATCCGCCTGTACCAGTTCCTCCTAGACTTGCTAAGAAATGGTGAAATGAGTGACAGTATCTGGTGGGTGGACCAGGACAAGGGCATCTTCCAGTTCTCCACCAAACACAAAGAGGCTCTGGCCAGCCACTGGGGCCTTCAGAAAGGAAACCGCAAGAAAATGACCTACCAAAAAATGGCCCGGGCTCTGAGGAACTATGGTAAAACTGGAGAgataaaaaaagtaaagaagAAGCTAA encodes the following:
- the spi1a gene encoding transcription factor PU.1a codes for the protein MMDGYVISPPSEEIIPSESENFRPPAELYPYLTNVGEIYEDHRWTFHSERVQLLDLESSPVNQLTELQSVTPQQHIPPYRYSSECLPLHLEPPLSVSPQIPYYTSSLCYQYQPSASPGRYYSEEDQRGVSPPLEVSEGDDEYEDHSHSSFRKDHSNKKKIRLYQFLLDLLRNGEMSDSIWWVDQDKGIFQFSTKHKEALASHWGLQKGNRKKMTYQKMARALRNYGKTGEIKKVKKKLTYQFSEEVLRNLYLRQYPH